In the Podospora pseudocomata strain CBS 415.72m chromosome 5, whole genome shotgun sequence genome, one interval contains:
- a CDS encoding hypothetical protein (antiSMASH:Cluster_5), with protein MDGRAKTMSAALAMAFTGLETWDMAPETMMDIDSESSLIMRLPVKLLLNIASHLLPHSAMLFALTCKKHWQIPSKEIRKQLGPNQLEGNPSSRYLHARRYLFLYLYRDLEHTHSLLTWNSGFGAPPPWREFWELNEWEKERAFSWRYMPEGNVDIGGFVSNRVEDLARKGAGYETKEVASRRKGQMN; from the exons ATGGATGGTCGCGCCAAAACGATGAGTGCTGCCCTTGCAATGGCGTTTACTGGCCTCGAAACGTGGGATATGGCCCCCGAAACGATGATGGATATCGACTCCGAGTCTTCACTCATCATGCGACTGCCTGTCAAGCTTCTACTCAACATCGCTTCCCACCTCCTGCCTCACAGCGCGATGCTCTTTGCCCTCACATGTAAGAAGCACTGGCAGATCCCAAGTAAGGAGATACGCAAACAGCTCGGTCCCAACCAACTCGAGGGAAACCCATCTAGCCGGTATCTTCACGCTCGTCGCTATCTCTTCTTATATTTATACAGAGACTTGGAACACACGCACAGTCTATTGACGTGGAATTCCGGCTTTGGCGCTCCACCACCCTGGAGAGAATTTTGGGAGCTCAACGAGTGGGAGAAGGAGCGGGCTTTCAGCTGGCGCTATATGCCCGAGGGAAACGTCGACATAGGTGGATTCGTTTCGAATCGCGTCGAGG ATCTCGCAAGAAAAGGCGCTGGATACGAAACAAAAGAGGTTGCTTCGCGCCGCAAGGGGCAAATGAATTGA
- a CDS encoding hypothetical protein (SMCOG1066:alpha/beta hydrolase domain-containing protein; EggNog:ENOG503NZJM; antiSMASH:Cluster_5; COG:E) — protein MDNSAPASGQNDTTVTTSRALTHEPPPFLSRITRLSRIYTAKSLAFPSAWLREWKEYFYPPSTRPDIVKSYECRPDLPVRIFFPSSYDLTSPSTLPTLFTVHGSAAAPFVLGTPRDDDEFNRTFADKYHVLVIALNYSKAPASVFPAPVHDVEALLVDALGDESLPIDRTSPRGVDDDKKKGRVGILGFGAGGNLAMAVTLLEGVKREECCPGVVVSWGVGWILQRAVGRRGRGGGGMCLMGLT, from the exons ATGGACAACTCTGCGCCAGCGTCAGGACAGAATGACACCACCGTGACGACGAGTAGAGCATTGACCCACgaaccaccccctttcctcTCGAGGATAACCCGCCTCTCCCGAATCTACACGGCGAAATCGCTAGCTTTTCCTTCGGCCTGGCTCagggagtggaaggagtACTTTTACCCGCCGTCGACGAGGCCGGATATAGTGAAGAGTTATGAGTGCAGGCCTGATTTGCCTGTCCG TATCTTCTTCCCGTCCTCCTACGAcctaacctccccctccaccctcccaactCTCTTCACAGTCCACGGCTCCGCCGCCGCGCCTTTTGTCCTGGGCACTCCGAGAGATGACGACGAGTTCAACCGGACATTTGCGGATAAATATCACGTCTTGGTGATAGCGCTGAACTACTCCAAAGCCCCTGCTTCGGTGTTTCCCGCACCGGTGCACGACGTGGAGGCTTTGCTGGTCGATGCGTTGGGGGATGAGAGTCTTCCTATAGACAGAACGTCTCCAAGGGGGGTGGACGACGATAAGAAGAAGGGACGGGTGGGGATACTGGGTTTCGGTGCGGGGGGGAATTTAGCGATGGCGGTGACGCTGcttgagggggtgaagagggaggagtgtTGCCCGGGAGTGGTAGTcagttggggggttggctggATCTTGCAgcgggcggtggggaggagggggcgtggaggtgggggtATGTGCCTTATGGGGTTGACCTGA
- the SIT4_1 gene encoding sporulation-induced protein (COG:D; antiSMASH:Cluster_5; EggNog:ENOG503NWBN): MFWRFGGYNVSTIDTILEKESFQLEELLDESDLIQELKQHNPKLVEYLREQQVLEKLLQYVVAPKLEPVAAPDADEEEEQEDDEIGRPPVFPTTRSRSSSRATEPSGQEENEKKRNRCAFVAAEILSSDNYSIHEALMESRPLLRNFWEFLKRPTPLDPLQASYFTKVNESLFDKKTEEMLDLLKSFEGAIADILRHVDCPMIMDLLLKIISLERTESGQGVVEWLYTQNVMPTLLSFLGPEHSWATQTSAADFIKAIITVSANASQNEQTCIGPNELTRQLVSRPCVEQLIQYMLGGGNPLTCGVGIIIEVIRKNNSDYDPEGVDANAPPSCRDPIYLGTLLRLFADHVPDFMSLIMNSTAQKERLSSTFGDKIEPLGFDRFKTCELMAELLHCSNMGLLNEVGSEQFIAARDAQRQRLREEGRLIPARGVDDTPSSIEDLTMRTSQSSPAEERRKLEVMNISADDDGFEEVSHDTSDDVLELPDAPVPTQAPTFSMLEKDDADFVDEPLSSPRLNFKELDAEKRAESPPAFEDPDLVVAPLSPTKKAAQTGASKDQQSPPKPVTDAKEPQTSGKSKEISTAELPVLSTESSVPKALDAADTLSPHPGDTPAPLFSSATAKGDEAKDKTEQTSEPSPSPPKAEAAEDSPAGTNANETTGEISIIIAPASDSATPAEGASTAPRPVVGDYLKMQFVRQEVVPTILRFFFKYPWNNFLHNVVYDIVQQVFNGPMDRGFNPTLAISLFEAADITNQIINGQLASEESQAQHKTRMGYMGHLTLIAEEVVKFTERHPPELLSEVVLDKVMAQDWISYVEGALAETRERDNAILGGVRPEVAMSNRAAQSSLVGVGLNGLSSIGLGGNNSNTLAEAGLGGGSDLGDGSGAGASPFGISSGTMMSGFGSSSDEDEDEEQESEEDVNNEFRAYTDPLNANSSNSLNPPSIPPPPPPPPPLNIMPSRARMQLAARLAKRNAAAAAENGGQEGSSSNTDDGTSDAFTLPSLSASERLRNPFADDGDDEDNSSDEDNLDNAEDEGGASSSAWNRGSWWRGVVGGRSSGRRQGDNENQEKERFGDGRDDTDDSDDAVHEDDIDDEEFGDFAMPEVQSSGAMVSGIDPAREKILVKPMALHPSAAKSSFGSLWPFGGQGFGANKEKEKEQEKKTEGEQGASTSSSSSTANAITEEPVELGKEEDEGVIGEDGQKINRAVEAKRRTSIEDPDDDDVGGEEIIVHKGPGVH, translated from the exons ATGTTTTGGAGGTTCGGCGGTTACAATGTTTCGACCATCGATACGATCCTCGAGAAAGAGTCCTTTCAACTAGAGGAGCTTCTCGATGAAAGCGACCTCATCCAAGAGCTTAAGCAGCACAATCCCAAACTCGTTGAATACCTGCGCGAGCAGCAGGTGCTTGAGAAGCTTCTTCAATATGTAGTAGCGCCAAAGCTCGAACCTGTCGCGGCGCCAGatgccgatgaggaggaggagcaagaggaTGACGAGATCGGAAGGCCACCTGtttttcccaccaccaggtCTCGGTCGTCATCACGAGCGACCGAGCCCAGCGGCCAGGAGGAAAATGAAAAGAAGCGCAATCGATGCGCCTTCGTGGCTGCCGAAATACTGTCCTCAGACAACTACTCTATCCACGAGGCTCTTATGGAAAGcagacccctcctccggAATTTCTGGGAGTTCCTCAAGAGGCCGACGCCGCTCGATCCTTTGCAGGCCAGCTACTTCACCAAAGTAAATGAGTCTCTCTTCGATAAAAAGACGGAAGAAATGCTGGACCTTCTCAAGTCGTTTGAGGGAGCCATTGCCGATATTTTGAGACATGTGGACTGCCCCATGATCATGGATCTGCTGTTGAAGATCATCAGCTTGGAGCGCACAGAGAGCGGCCAAGGCGTTGTTGAG TGGCTATATACCCAGAACGTGATGCCAACtcttctctccttcctcggaCCAGAGCACAGCTGGGCCACCCAAACATCGGCCGCcgacttcatcaaagccatcatcactgtCTCAGCCAACGCTTCCCAAAACGAACAGACGTGTATCGGTCCGAACGAGCTGACAAGACAGCTGGTCTCCCGCCCTTGTGTCGAACAGTTGATCCAGTACATGCTGGGGGGTGGCAACCCACTCACGTGCGGTGTCGGCATCATCATTGAGGTCATTCGCAAAAACAACTCGGACTATGATCCCGAAGGCGTCGACGCCAACGCTCCTCCGTCGTGTCGCGACCCCATTTATCTCGGAacccttcttcgcctctttGCCGACCACGTTCCAGATTTCATGAGCCTGATCATGAACTCGACGGCACAAAAAGAACGTCTTTCCTCCACTTTCGGCGATAAGATCGAACCCCTTGGCTTTGATCGCTTCAAGACCTGCGAGCTAATGGCAGAACTTTTGCACTGCAGTAACATGGGCCTCTTGAACGAGGTTGGTTCTGAGCAGTTTATTGCTGCCCGGGACGCTCAGCGACAACGGTTGAGAGAAGAGGGCCGTTTGATCCCTGCTCGTGGGGTTGATGACACGCCATCATCGATCGAGGATCTGACGATGCGCACGTCGCAGTCATCGCCTGCTGAGGAGAGGCGGAAGCTTGAGGTCATGAACATATCTGCCGATGACGATGGGTTTGAGGAAGTGAGCCATGACACCTCGGACGATGTTTTGGAGCTCCCGGATGCCCCTGTGCCTACCCAAGCCCCAACATTTTCCATGCTTGAAAAGGACGACGCGGACTTTGTTGATGAGCCACTCAGCTCACCAAGGCTGAACTTTAAGGAGCTTGACGCGGAAAAGAGAGCGGAGTCACCACCGGCCTTCGAGGATCCTGATCTGGTCGTCGCGCCTCTGTCGCCCACTAAAAAGGCAGCTCAAACTGGTGCAAGCAAGGATCAACAGAGCCCACCCAAACCAGTGACTGACGCAAAAGAGCCGCAAACTTCGGGCAAGAGCAAGGAAATCTCCACGGCGGAATTGCCTGTGTTGAGCACCGAGTCCTCCGTCCCCAAGGCTCTTGATGCTGCCGATACGTTGTCTCCCCACCCTGGTGACACGCCGGCTCCTTTATTTTCCAGTGCTACCGCCAAGGGTGATGAGGCCAAAGATAAGACTGAGCAAACGTCAgagccatcgccatcgccaccaaAGGCCGAAGCTGCTGAGGATTCACCTGCCGGCACCAACGCCAATGAGACCACGGGGGAAATTTCCATCATCATTGCCCCCGCCAGCGACAGCGCCACTCCTGCCGAGGGAGCCTCAACCGCTCCCCGGCCGGTGGTCGGCGACTATCTCAAGATGCAGTTTGTTCGTCAGGAAGTGGTGCCCACCATCCTTCGGTTCTTCTTCAAGTACCCTTGGAACAACTTCCTTCACAATGTTGTCTACGATATCGTGCAGCAGGTGTTCAACGGCCCTATGGATCGCGGTTTCAACCCGACGCTGGCCATCAGTCTCTTCGAGGCTgccgacatcaccaaccaaatCATCAACGGTCAGCTCGCCAGTGAAGAGTCGCAGGCCCAACACAAGACACGAATGGGTTATATGGGCCATTTGACGCTGATCGCCGAGGAAGTGGTCAAGTTCACGGAGCGTCACCCCCCCGAGCTGCTCAGCGAGGTTGTCTTGGACAAGGTCATGGCGCAGGATTGGATCAGCTATGTTGAGGGCGCGCTTGCTGAAACTCGCGAGCGTGATAATGCCATTCTTGGAGGGGTCAGGCCCGAGGTTGCTATGAGCAACCGGGCCGCCCAGTCTAGTTTGGTAGGCGTCGGCCTCAACGGACTGAGCTCAATCGGGCTGGGGGGAAACAACTCCAACACTCTTGCCGAGGCTGGCCTGGGTGGCGGGTCAGACTTGGGTGACGGGTCCGGTGCCGGTGCCTCGCCGTTTGGGATCAGCAGTGGTACCATGATGAGCGGTTTCGGCAGCTCGagcgatgaggacgaggacgaggagcaagagagcgaggaggatgtcaataacgag TTTCGTGCGTATACCGATCCGTTGAATGCCAACTCGTCCAATTCCTTGAACCCGCCATCGAtcccgccaccgccgccacctccaccacctctcaaCATTATGCCTTCTAGAGCCCGTATGCAGCTGGCGGCTCGCCTAGCCAAGCGGAatgcggctgcggctgcggaGAATGGCGGGCAGGAAGGAAGCTCGTCCAACACGGACGACGGGACTTCGGATGCCTTCACCCTTCCCAGCCTGTCAGCAAGCGAGCGACTGCGCAACCCGTTTGCCGATGAcggtgacgacgaggacaatAGCAGCGACGAGGACAACCTCGACaatgccgaggacgagggaggcgCAAGCAGCTCGGCGTGGAACAGAGGttcgtggtggagaggtgtcGTTGGCGGTCGCAGTTCAGGCAGGAGACAAGGCGATAATGAGAATCAAGAGAAGGAACGCTTCGGCGACGGGCGGGATGACACTGACGATTCGGATGATGCCGTCCACGAAGACGAcattgacgacgaggagtttggtgatTTCGCCATGCCCGAGGTTCAGTCGTCGGGAGCCATGGTCAGCGGGATCGATCCTGCCAGGGAGAAGATTCTTGTCAAGCCCATGGCTCTTCACCCCAGTGCTGCCAAGAGCTCGTTTGGCAGCTTGTGGCCTTTTGGGGGTCAAGGCTTCGGTGcgaacaaggagaaggagaaggagcaagagaagaagacagAGGGCGAGCAGGGGGCGTCgacgtcatcgtcatcttctaCTGCCAATGCCATCACCGAGGAGCCGGTGGAACTTGgcaaggaagaggatgagggcgtcattggagaggatgggcaGAAGATCAAcagggcggtggaggcgaagaggagAACGAGTATCGAAGACccggacgacgatgatgtgggtggggaggagatcATTGTGCATAAGGGACCGGGAGTGCATTAG
- a CDS encoding hypothetical protein (antiSMASH:Cluster_5) codes for MNECLGLVGALEPYVMQDGNAYMTLTTCQFGCRGLTGVGAGPSVFLAGAADGAVSGQSESFNPPSQRVLGWLGGGRAAAGTLGRGTAAGSTSFLISTHSRASHRINRRYKPHRSPAAGAGDADYNRTLFFPNVGYLVPCTIICIQGNFYTRH; via the exons ATGAATGAGTGCCTGGGCCTGGTAGGCGCCCTGGAGCCATATGTCATGCAGGATGGAAATGCCTACATGACGCTCACCACGTGCCAATTTGGATGTCGAGGTCTAACCGGTGTTGGAGCTGGTCCAAGCGTCTTTCTTGCAGGTGCCGCTGATGGAGCTGTTTCTGGCCAATCAGAGTCTTTCAACCCACCCTCTCAGCGCGtccttggctggctgggcggTGGGCGGGCAGCCGCAGGCACCCTAGGGAGGGGGACAGCCGCTGGGTCGACCTCATTTCTCATTTCGACACATTCAAGAGCTTCCCATCGCATCAACCGACGATACAAACCTCACAGAAGCCCAGCCGCAGGAGCCGGCGACGCTGATTACAATagaacccttttcttccCGAACGTCGGCTACCTCGTCCCCTGTACCATTATTTGCATTCAAGGAAATTTCT ATACTAGACATTAA
- a CDS encoding hypothetical protein (EggNog:ENOG503NW4M; CAZy:GH79; COG:G; antiSMASH:Cluster_5) codes for MITSMKITAASLLAGASAVNTSLSLVPASSISQSHVPQFVSYSFEPAFWVEFFGEPDAPRNLTYTLLNHLHERGARPIIRAGGITMDSMIFDPSQKTSVVRTENSKGGIYRTTIGPAFYRSWDNFPEGTTFVSTLNFGNNSVPIARDLALASYNLQKDKIIHYELGNEPTNYPTSRWQGSTKAYVDQWLSFVNQINSALGGNRTGHSSGKWWASSATTDITPLKVRPADLIPAGINNTGQVSQYSIHSYAFATCDPARERLATIPNILNHTDLLRYADHEIYPSAKLAMQQKGEWVIGEFNSIACSGKPGVSDSFAQALWTADVELIYAVRNATSVHLHQGATLVFQSNQQLNTPGDDGTPGFSSYSLLYPINSTKRGEARVLPVFVSQLLVVEALSEGGRIAALKTPRGVAEREFSAYAIFDAAGTRVTKIVALNLKLYYAGQQEQRGEVVLDLGAHRGATVKRMTAPSVDEKDAAKVTWAGQSFKNGVAVGQVAEESLEARGKLSVRDSEAVLLTFE; via the coding sequence ATGATCACGTCCATGAAAATAACTGCAGCATCATTGCTGGCAGGGGCGTCAGCTGTGAATACCTCACTAAGCCTTGTTCCCGCATCTTCAATCTCGCAGTCACATGTGCCGCAGTTCGTCAGCTACTCCTTCGAGCCGGCCTTCTGGGTCGAGTTCTTCGGCGAACCAGACGCCCCCCGCAACCTGACgtacaccctcctcaaccacctccacgaGCGCGGTGCTCGTCCCATCATCAGGGCGGGAGGCATCACGATGGACAGCATGATATTTGACCCTTCCCAGAAAACATCTGTTGTCCGCACTGAGAACAGCAAAGGAGGCATCTACCGAACCACCATCGGGCCAGCCTTCTACCGCTCCTGGGACAACTTCCCCGAGGGCACCACGTTCGTCTCTACTCTCAACTTTGGCAACAACTCTGTCCCCATAGCCAGAGACCTTGCCCTCGCATCCTACAACCTCCAGAAAGACAAGATCATCCACTATGAGCTAGGCAACGAGCCCACAAACTATCCAACCTCTCGCTGGCAGGGAAGCACGAAGGCTTACGTCGATCAATGGCTCTCCTTTGTTAATCAGATCAACAGTGCTCTGGGTGGCAACCGGACTGGCCACAGCAGCGGAAAATGGTGGGCGTCAAGCGCAACAACCGACATCACCCCTCTCAAGGTCCGTCCAGCAGACCTCATCCCGGccggcatcaacaacaccggcCAAGTCTCGCAGTACTCCATCCACTCGTACGCGTTTGCAACTTGTGACCCCGCTCGTGAGCGATTGGCTACAATCCCGaacatcctcaaccacaccgacCTACTCCGCTACGCCGACCATGAAATCTACCCTTCTGCCAAGCTAGCCATGCAGCAAAAGGGTGAGTGGGTGATCGGGGAGTTCAACTCGATTGCTTGTAGCGGAAAACCAGGAGTATCAGACTCGTTTGCACAGGCGCTGTGGACGGCAGACGTGGAGCTGATCTACGCCGTGAGAAACGCGACAAGCGTGCACTTGCACCAGGGGGCAACGTTGGTGTTCCAGAGTAACCAGCAGCTGAACACGcctggagatgatgggacgCCGGGATTTAGCAGCTATTCGTTGTTGTACCCGATCAACTCGACCAAGAGGGGcgaggcgagggtgttgccGGTGTTTGTCAGTcagctgctggtggtggaggcacTGagtgaaggggggaggattgcTGCGCTAAAGACGCCCCGGGGGGTTGCTGAGAGGGAGTTTTCAGCGTATGCGATAtttgatgctgctggtaCGAGGGTGACCAAGATTGTGGCCTTGAATTTGAAGCTGTATTATGCTGGACAGCAGGAGCAAAGAGGGGAGGTAGTGTTGGATTTAGGGGCTCATAGAGGGGCGACGGTTAAGCGTATGACTGCTCCATCAGTGGATGAGAAAGACGCTGCCAAGGTGACGTGGGCTGGGCAGTCGTTTAAgaatggtgttgctgtgggCCAAGTGGCTGAAGAAAGTTTGGAAGCGCGAGGAAAATTGTCGGTTCGGGATAGTGAGGCAGTCTTGTTGACATTTGAGTAA
- a CDS encoding putative NRPS-like protein biosynthetic cluster (SMCOG1127:condensation domain-containing protein; antiSMASH:Cluster_5; COG:Q; EggNog:ENOG50KOG1178) gives MMDTKVLSRDDIDNETLEIIAEACQTSTRDIEDIYSCVHQQLDHVSHSQPGRSEWFQIVLSFDEGIELERWCRALQRVVRANAVLRTRLVQCRGLGVLQVVIKEDHATEHLSGDVEEYLRDDQARRMDFGVPLLRSAFIDRSFVLTIHHAIMDYWSLTTLVQQDIVMAFLGEAPPERPQFKEFVAHCLAIDEGAAKAFWASRFDSRRLPVIFPPVPPGHTPYPSQVVEKEIVLTHQLGLRSISPTHVPTFAEAAWALTEATYADSDSISYGFVLSGRSPTLGGLESTLGPMHVEVPMQVNLNIQQRKGMTVEQLVKDRAASLRQLQAHPALQYGLTNISLVNEAAQVSSKFQTLFNIIPALPPKFSAASDAPAPIRMDRVLWQARTLPALILRCKLESINRDGATQGPGATRILLKTLYDPAVLPERQLHRILNQFEHTLRVLAEVPLTSRLDRLPLFNKHDLGEVMRWNHDGALRNGRSIDAALGALFPGIPSGRCKVWLASLQNPNELAPIGSVGQLWLEGPELSSASSPYLLSTLQQQVPPWVSSSDSHHPQPTGLFIRTGYLAKYIETGSGEDNELCVVGRQESRVKINNQTVQLEEVECLIMHHDDVQDAAVFTKIAAGRTQLVAMVVPRCTVTSGDTDSDSSSDTEAIFAGEIKEMGGQQLLLDSVRRHAGEGFSSERHKIPTVWHAIEQFPYLEEGSGISGLHTVDREALRRWLKLRR, from the coding sequence ATGATGGACACCAAGGTTCTCTCGCGAGATGATATTGACAACGAAACACTCGAGATCATAGCCGAAGCGTGCCAGACTTCGACGAGGGATATTGAGGACATCTACAGCTGCGTACATCAACAACTCGACCATgtcagccacagccagcCGGGCCGATCCGAATGGTTTCAAATCGTGCTCTCCTTTGATGAGGGGATAGAGCTTGAACGGTGGTGCAGGGCTCTGCAGAGAGTCGTGAGGGCTAACGCCGTGTTGCGCACGAGATTGGTTCAATGTCGGGGGCTGGGAGTGTTACAGGTGGTCATCAAGGAGGACCACGCCACAGAACACCTCTCTGGAGACGTTGAGGAATATTTGAGAGATGACCAGGCTCGACGGATGGACTTTGGGGTCCCTCTTTTGCGCTCAGCCTTCATCGACAGAAGCTTTGTTCTGACCATTCACCACGCCATTATGGACTACTGGTCGTTAACCACGCTAGTTCAGCAGGACATCGTCATGGCCTTCCTTGGAGAAGCACCTCCGGAAAGACCTCAGTTCAAAGAGTTTGTGGCTCACTGCCTCGCCATCGACGAAGGAGCCGCCAAGGCCTTTTGGGCCTCCCGCTTTGATAGCCGCCGTCTTCCCGTCATCTTCCCGCCTGTTCCACCTGGGCATACACCCTACCCCAGCCAAGTCGTGGAGAAAGAAATCGTCTTGACACACCAGCTGGGCCTCAGAAGCATCTCCCCAACACACGTCCCCACTTTCGCCGAGGCCGCTTGGGCACTTACAGAGGCCACTTACGCCGACAGCGACAGCATCTCGTACGGATTTGTCCTTTCTGGACGCTCCCCGACGCTTGGCGGCCTCGAATCAACCCTGGGACCGATGCACGTCGAGGTGCCCATGCAAgtcaacctcaacatccaaCAGCGCAAGGGCATGACGGTGGAGCAACTCGTGAAGGACAGGGCAGCCTCGCTGCGTCAACTCCAAGCACACCCCGCACTCCAGTACGGCTTGACCAACATCTCTCTTGTGAACGAAGCGGCCCAGGTCTCGTCCAAATTCCAGACGCTTttcaacatcatccccgcGCTACCTCCGAAGTTCTCCGCCGCGTCTGACGCACCAGCCCCGATACGGATGGATCGTGTGCTTTGGCAGGCGCGGACGCTACCGGCCTTGATACTACGCTGCAAACTGGAGTCGATCAACCGAGATGGAGCAACGCAGGGTCCTGGGGCGACTAGGATTTTGCTCAAGACTTTGTACGACCCCGCAGTCCTCCCTGAACGGCAGCTACATCGCATTCTGAATCAGTTTGAGCATACACTTCGCGTGCTGGCCGAGGTTCCTCTGACCTCCAGATTGGACAGGCTTCCGCTCTTCAACAAGCATGATTTGGGTGAAGTGATGCGCTGGAATCATGATGGAGCGTTGAGAAACGGAAGGTCCATCGATGCCGCCTTGGGCGCATTGTTTCCAGGAATCCCCTCGGGCCGCTGCAAAGTTTGGTTGGCAAGCCTGCAGAATCCCAACGAACTTGCGCCGATTGGGAGCGTAGGACAGCTTTGGCTGGAAGGCCCGGAGCTTTCTTCCGCTTCCTCTCCCTACCTCTTGTCAACCTTGCAACAGCAAGTTCCTCCGTGGGTGTCATCCTCtgacagccaccacccacaacccACCGGACTGTTCATTCGCACAGGGTATCTCGCCAAGTATATCGAGACAGGCAGCGGGGAAGATAACGAGCTGTGCGTCGTGGGACGACAAGAGAGCCGGGTCAAGATAAACAATCAAACGGTTcagttggaggaggtcgagtgCTTGATTATGCACCATGACGATGTCCAAGACGCTGCCGTTTTCACCAAAATCGCTGCTGGGCGCACGCAACTCGTCGCAATGGTTGTGCCAAGATGCACCGTGACCTCTGGCGATACGGACTCGGACTCATCATCAGACACGGAAGCCATTTTTGCGGGGGAAATaaaggagatggggggtcAGCAGCTGCTTCTGGACTCGGTTCGTCGCCATGCGGGTGAGGGTTTCTCTTCTGAAAGACACAAGATCCCGACAGTCTGGCATGCCATTGAACAATTTCCATATCTCGAAGAAGGCAGCGGAATCAGTGGGTTGCATACAGTCGACCGGGAAGCTCTTCGCAGGTGGTTGAAACTGCGGCGTTGA